From Sceloporus undulatus isolate JIND9_A2432 ecotype Alabama chromosome 6, SceUnd_v1.1, whole genome shotgun sequence, one genomic window encodes:
- the KIF23 gene encoding kinesin-like protein KIF23 isoform X7, producing MKAAARNKTPRKCLLKKSSNNNILKDPVGVYCRVRPVSVPDQECCIEIVSGTTVQVHPPEGYRITRNGEYKELQYSFKEVFGSTTTQRKVFDVVARPLVEDLIHGKNGLLFTYGVTGSGKTHTMTGSPGEGGLLPRCLDMIFNSIGPFQAKRYVFKLDDKNGVDVQCEVDALLERQKREVLPTPKTPSNKRQIDPEIADMINVQDNCKADEVDEDNVYGVFVSYIEIYNNYIYDLLDETPIDPTKPKLPQSKILREDQNHNMYVAGCTEVEVKSTEEAFEVFWRGQKKRRIANTQLNRESSRSHSVFLIKLAQAPLDADGDNVLQDRELITLSQLSLVDLAGSERTNRTKAEGNRLREAGNINQSLMTLRTCIEVLRENQTYGTNKMVPYRDSKLTHLFKNYFDGEGKVRMIVCVNPKAEDYDESLQVMRFAEITQEVEVARPADKPLCGLMAGRRFKNLAFREELSQQLELRGGPIDGDRERSVTEMLLQNLPPMPSCELLDINDDQTLPRLIEVLEKRHRIRQMLSEEFAKNVLSVKSMLQELDTNIISKENFAQLKIAEKDKIIAGQKTEVERLGKKTKTLEYKIDILEKTASIYEEEKRNLQLELENKSQKLQRQASDKRRLEARLQGMVTETTMKWEKECERRVAAKQLEMQNKLWVKDEKLKQLKAIVTEPKPTKPERPSREKDREKALQRSMSPPPVPNAPLVRLRHRRSRSAGERWVDHKPPSNIQTETVMQPHVPHAITVAAANEKALAKCDKYMLTHQEMASDGEIETKLIKGDVYKTRGGGQAVQFTEIETLKQESPTGRKRRSSPVSPVPPDEATESEWTDVETRCSVAVEMKAGSYLGPGYQHHAQPKRKKP from the exons GAGAAATAAAACCCCTCGGAAGTGTCTGCTGAAGAAGTCCTCCAACAACAACATCCTGAAGGACCCCGTCGGC GTGTACTGCCGAGTGCGCCCTGTGAGCGTCCCGGACCAGGAGTGCTGCATAGAGATCGTCAGTGGTACAACGGTCCAGGTCCACCCTCCCGAAGGATACCGCATCACTCGCAATGGGGAGTACAAAGAG CTTCAGTATTCCTTTAAGGAGGTGTTTGGCAGCACTACCACTCAGAGGAAGGTGTTCGATGTGGTTGCTCGGCCCTTGGTGGAAGATCTCATCCACGGGAAAAACG GTCTCCTTTTCACCTATGGCGTCACAGGGAGTGGGAAAACCCACACCATGACAGGGTCTCCTGGTGAGGGAGGGCTGCTTCCACGCTGTTTAGACATGATCTTCAACAGCATTGGACCTTTCCAGGCGAAACGATAC GTTTTCAAGCTCGATGACAAGAACGGGGTTGATGTGCAATGCGAGGTTGATGCTTTACTGGAGCGCCAGAAGAGGGAAGTCCTCCCAACCCCCAAAACTCCATCAAACAA GCGGCAAATAGACCCTGAAATTGCTGACATGATTAATGTACAAGATAACTGCAAAGCGGATGAAGTCGATGAAGACAATGTCTATGGTGTGTTTGTCTCCTACATTGAGATCTATAATAACTACATCTATGACCTTTTGGATGAAACCCCCATCGACCCCACCAAGCCAAA GCTTCCCCAGTCCAAGATTCTCCGTGAGGATCAGAATCACAACATGTATGTGGCAGGCTGCACGGAAGTGGAAGTCAAATCCACCGAGGAAGCCTTTGAGGTCTTCTGGAGAG GCCAAAAGAAGAGGCGCATTGCAAACACTCAGCTTAACCGAGAATCCAGCCGTTCGCATAGTGTGTTCCTGATAAAACTGGCCCAAGCTCCCTTGGATGCAGATGGCGACAATGTTCTGCAG GACAGAGAACTGATAACCCTGAGCCAGTTATCTTTGGTAGACCTTGCAGGCAGTGAGAGAACAAACAGAACAAAAGCCGAAGGAAACAGACTGCGGGAAGCAG GTAACATTAATCAATCACTGATGACACTCAGGACTTGCATTGAAGTTCTGCGGGAGAACCAAACCTATGGCACCAACAAG ATGGTCCCGTATCGAGACTCAAAGCTGACCCATCTATTCAAGAACTACTTTGATGGAGAAGGGAAAGTGCGTATGATTGTCTGTGTGAACCCAAAGGCTGAAGATTATGACGAGAGTTTG CAAGTCATGCGATTTGCAGAAATCACTCAAGAGGTAGAAGTTGCAAGGCCTGCTGACAAGCCACTGTGTGGGTTAATGGCTGGCCGGCGGTTTAAGAACCTGGCCTTCAGGGAGGAACTCTCTCAGCAGCTGGAACTCCGAGGTGGACCAATTGATGGAG ATAGAGAAAGGTCTGTCACAGAGATGCTCTTACAGAACTTACCCCCAATGCCTTCGTGTGAACTTCTGGACATCAATGATGACCAGACTCTTCCTCGGCTGATTGAAGTGTTGGAAAAACGTCATCGCATCCGGCAGATGCTGTCAGAAGAGTTTGCCAAAAATG TGCTTTCTGTAAAGAGCATGCTGCAAGAACTTGATACCAACATTATCTCCAAAGAGAACTTTGCGCAACTGAAAATTgcagaaaaagataaaataatagcAGGGCAGAAAACAGAAGTTGAACGTctggggaagaaaacaaaaactctAGAATATAAG ATTGACATCTTGGAAAAAACTGCGTCAATTTATGAAGAAGAGAAGCGCAACCTGCAGCTGGAGCTGGAGAACAAGAGCCAGAAGCTTCAGCGCCAGGCCTCAGATAAGCGCCGGCTGGAAGCGCGGCTTCAGGGCATGGTGACGGAAACGACCATGAAGTGGGAGAAGGAGTGT GAGCGTCGGGTCGCAGCCAAGCAGCTTGAGATGCAGAACAAGCTCTGGGTGAAGGATGAGAAGCTCAAGCAACTGAAAGCAATCGTCACAGAACCCAAGCCCACCAAACCGGAGAGACCTTCTCGGGAAAAGGACCGGGAGAAGGCCCTACAGAGATCAATGTCACCTCCACCAGTCCCT AATGCCCCACTGGTTCGCCTCCGGCACAGGCGCTCTCGCTCGGCTGGGGAGAGGTGGGTTGACCACAAGCCCCCTTCCAACATTCAGACAGAGACAGTCATGCAGCCTCATGTGCCTCATGCCATCACAGTAGCAGCTGCCAATGAAAAGGCCCTGGCCAAGTGTGACAAGTACATGCTGACCCACCAGGAGATGGCTTCCGACGGGGAGATCGAAACAAAGCTGATCAAG GGAGATGTTTACAAAACCCGAGGGGGTGGGCAGGCTGTCCAGTTCACTGAGATCGAGACCCTGAAGCAAGAATCTCCAACAGG TCGCAAGAGGCGCTCCTCTCCCGTGAGTCCGGTGCCACCAGATGAGGCCACGGAATCAGAATGGACTGACGTAGAAACCAGA TGTTCTGTTGCTGTCGAGATGAAGGCCGGCTCTTACCTTGGACCCGGATACCAACACCACGCTCAGCCCAA GCGCAAAAAGCCATGA
- the KIF23 gene encoding kinesin-like protein KIF23 isoform X1: protein MKAAARNKTPRKCLLKKSSNNNILKDPVGVYCRVRPVSVPDQECCIEIVSGTTVQVHPPEGYRITRNGEYKELQYSFKEVFGSTTTQRKVFDVVARPLVEDLIHGKNGLLFTYGVTGSGKTHTMTGSPGEGGLLPRCLDMIFNSIGPFQAKRYVFKLDDKNGVDVQCEVDALLERQKREVLPTPKTPSNNRRQIDPEIADMINVQDNCKADEVDEDNVYGVFVSYIEIYNNYIYDLLDETPIDPTKPKWNNCGTPVRNADFLLPQSKILREDQNHNMYVAGCTEVEVKSTEEAFEVFWRGQKKRRIANTQLNRESSRSHSVFLIKLAQAPLDADGDNVLQDRELITLSQLSLVDLAGSERTNRTKAEGNRLREAGNINQSLMTLRTCIEVLRENQTYGTNKMVPYRDSKLTHLFKNYFDGEGKVRMIVCVNPKAEDYDESLQVMRFAEITQEVEVARPADKPLCGLMAGRRFKNLAFREELSQQLELRGGPIDGDRERSVTEMLLQNLPPMPSCELLDINDDQTLPRLIEVLEKRHRIRQMLSEEFAKNVLSVKSMLQELDTNIISKENFAQLKIAEKDKIIAGQKTEVERLGKKTKTLEYKIDILEKTASIYEEEKRNLQLELENKSQKLQRQASDKRRLEARLQGMVTETTMKWEKECERRVAAKQLEMQNKLWVKDEKLKQLKAIVTEPKPTKPERPSREKDREKALQRSMSPPPVPLSSHCASQLPQSSNHPPPPATQLQLHRRSNSCSSISVASCISEWEQRTPTQGSKYPSGAGSVSVPRGRSRQQEPEQARPLLMPDRRRGMCWTGGLENSGRGALELEEDPCSRNAPLVRLRHRRSRSAGERWVDHKPPSNIQTETVMQPHVPHAITVAAANEKALAKCDKYMLTHQEMASDGEIETKLIKGDVYKTRGGGQAVQFTEIETLKQESPTGRKRRSSPVSPVPPDEATESEWTDVETRCSVAVEMKAGSYLGPGYQHHAQPKRKKP from the exons GAGAAATAAAACCCCTCGGAAGTGTCTGCTGAAGAAGTCCTCCAACAACAACATCCTGAAGGACCCCGTCGGC GTGTACTGCCGAGTGCGCCCTGTGAGCGTCCCGGACCAGGAGTGCTGCATAGAGATCGTCAGTGGTACAACGGTCCAGGTCCACCCTCCCGAAGGATACCGCATCACTCGCAATGGGGAGTACAAAGAG CTTCAGTATTCCTTTAAGGAGGTGTTTGGCAGCACTACCACTCAGAGGAAGGTGTTCGATGTGGTTGCTCGGCCCTTGGTGGAAGATCTCATCCACGGGAAAAACG GTCTCCTTTTCACCTATGGCGTCACAGGGAGTGGGAAAACCCACACCATGACAGGGTCTCCTGGTGAGGGAGGGCTGCTTCCACGCTGTTTAGACATGATCTTCAACAGCATTGGACCTTTCCAGGCGAAACGATAC GTTTTCAAGCTCGATGACAAGAACGGGGTTGATGTGCAATGCGAGGTTGATGCTTTACTGGAGCGCCAGAAGAGGGAAGTCCTCCCAACCCCCAAAACTCCATCAAACAA CAGGCGGCAAATAGACCCTGAAATTGCTGACATGATTAATGTACAAGATAACTGCAAAGCGGATGAAGTCGATGAAGACAATGTCTATGGTGTGTTTGTCTCCTACATTGAGATCTATAATAACTACATCTATGACCTTTTGGATGAAACCCCCATCGACCCCACCAAGCCAAA GTGGAACAACTGTGGCACTCCAGTTCGGAACGCTGACTTTTT GCTTCCCCAGTCCAAGATTCTCCGTGAGGATCAGAATCACAACATGTATGTGGCAGGCTGCACGGAAGTGGAAGTCAAATCCACCGAGGAAGCCTTTGAGGTCTTCTGGAGAG GCCAAAAGAAGAGGCGCATTGCAAACACTCAGCTTAACCGAGAATCCAGCCGTTCGCATAGTGTGTTCCTGATAAAACTGGCCCAAGCTCCCTTGGATGCAGATGGCGACAATGTTCTGCAG GACAGAGAACTGATAACCCTGAGCCAGTTATCTTTGGTAGACCTTGCAGGCAGTGAGAGAACAAACAGAACAAAAGCCGAAGGAAACAGACTGCGGGAAGCAG GTAACATTAATCAATCACTGATGACACTCAGGACTTGCATTGAAGTTCTGCGGGAGAACCAAACCTATGGCACCAACAAG ATGGTCCCGTATCGAGACTCAAAGCTGACCCATCTATTCAAGAACTACTTTGATGGAGAAGGGAAAGTGCGTATGATTGTCTGTGTGAACCCAAAGGCTGAAGATTATGACGAGAGTTTG CAAGTCATGCGATTTGCAGAAATCACTCAAGAGGTAGAAGTTGCAAGGCCTGCTGACAAGCCACTGTGTGGGTTAATGGCTGGCCGGCGGTTTAAGAACCTGGCCTTCAGGGAGGAACTCTCTCAGCAGCTGGAACTCCGAGGTGGACCAATTGATGGAG ATAGAGAAAGGTCTGTCACAGAGATGCTCTTACAGAACTTACCCCCAATGCCTTCGTGTGAACTTCTGGACATCAATGATGACCAGACTCTTCCTCGGCTGATTGAAGTGTTGGAAAAACGTCATCGCATCCGGCAGATGCTGTCAGAAGAGTTTGCCAAAAATG TGCTTTCTGTAAAGAGCATGCTGCAAGAACTTGATACCAACATTATCTCCAAAGAGAACTTTGCGCAACTGAAAATTgcagaaaaagataaaataatagcAGGGCAGAAAACAGAAGTTGAACGTctggggaagaaaacaaaaactctAGAATATAAG ATTGACATCTTGGAAAAAACTGCGTCAATTTATGAAGAAGAGAAGCGCAACCTGCAGCTGGAGCTGGAGAACAAGAGCCAGAAGCTTCAGCGCCAGGCCTCAGATAAGCGCCGGCTGGAAGCGCGGCTTCAGGGCATGGTGACGGAAACGACCATGAAGTGGGAGAAGGAGTGT GAGCGTCGGGTCGCAGCCAAGCAGCTTGAGATGCAGAACAAGCTCTGGGTGAAGGATGAGAAGCTCAAGCAACTGAAAGCAATCGTCACAGAACCCAAGCCCACCAAACCGGAGAGACCTTCTCGGGAAAAGGACCGGGAGAAGGCCCTACAGAGATCAATGTCACCTCCACCAGTCCCT CTTTCCAGTCACTGCGCCTCTCAGCTCCCTCAGAGCAGCAACCACCCGCCGCCCCCCGCGACTCAGCTGCAGCTGCACAGGCGCTCTAACTCCTGCAGCAGCATTTCGGTGGCCTCCTGCATCTCGGAATGGGAGCAGAGGACACCTACTCAGGGCAGCAAGTACCCCAGTGGCGCCGGCAGCGTGAGCGTGCCCAGAGGCAGGAGTAGACAGCAGGAGCCAGAGCAAGCCCGGCCCTTGCTCATGCCAGACAGAAGGCGAGGCATGTGCTGGACCGGAGGACTTGAGAACAGCGGGCGAGGGGCTCTAGAGCTGGAAGAAGACCCCTGCAGCAGG AATGCCCCACTGGTTCGCCTCCGGCACAGGCGCTCTCGCTCGGCTGGGGAGAGGTGGGTTGACCACAAGCCCCCTTCCAACATTCAGACAGAGACAGTCATGCAGCCTCATGTGCCTCATGCCATCACAGTAGCAGCTGCCAATGAAAAGGCCCTGGCCAAGTGTGACAAGTACATGCTGACCCACCAGGAGATGGCTTCCGACGGGGAGATCGAAACAAAGCTGATCAAG GGAGATGTTTACAAAACCCGAGGGGGTGGGCAGGCTGTCCAGTTCACTGAGATCGAGACCCTGAAGCAAGAATCTCCAACAGG TCGCAAGAGGCGCTCCTCTCCCGTGAGTCCGGTGCCACCAGATGAGGCCACGGAATCAGAATGGACTGACGTAGAAACCAGA TGTTCTGTTGCTGTCGAGATGAAGGCCGGCTCTTACCTTGGACCCGGATACCAACACCACGCTCAGCCCAA GCGCAAAAAGCCATGA
- the KIF23 gene encoding kinesin-like protein KIF23 isoform X5, with protein sequence MKAAARNKTPRKCLLKKSSNNNILKDPVGVYCRVRPVSVPDQECCIEIVSGTTVQVHPPEGYRITRNGEYKELQYSFKEVFGSTTTQRKVFDVVARPLVEDLIHGKNGLLFTYGVTGSGKTHTMTGSPGEGGLLPRCLDMIFNSIGPFQAKRYVFKLDDKNGVDVQCEVDALLERQKREVLPTPKTPSNNRRQIDPEIADMINVQDNCKADEVDEDNVYGVFVSYIEIYNNYIYDLLDETPIDPTKPKWNNCGTPVRNADFLLPQSKILREDQNHNMYVAGCTEVEVKSTEEAFEVFWRGQKKRRIANTQLNRESSRSHSVFLIKLAQAPLDADGDNVLQDRELITLSQLSLVDLAGSERTNRTKAEGNRLREAGNINQSLMTLRTCIEVLRENQTYGTNKMVPYRDSKLTHLFKNYFDGEGKVRMIVCVNPKAEDYDESLQVMRFAEITQEVEVARPADKPLCGLMAGRRFKNLAFREELSQQLELRGGPIDGDRERSVTEMLLQNLPPMPSCELLDINDDQTLPRLIEVLEKRHRIRQMLSEEFAKNVLSVKSMLQELDTNIISKENFAQLKIAEKDKIIAGQKTEVERLGKKTKTLEYKIDILEKTASIYEEEKRNLQLELENKSQKLQRQASDKRRLEARLQGMVTETTMKWEKECERRVAAKQLEMQNKLWVKDEKLKQLKAIVTEPKPTKPERPSREKDREKALQRSMSPPPVPNAPLVRLRHRRSRSAGERWVDHKPPSNIQTETVMQPHVPHAITVAAANEKALAKCDKYMLTHQEMASDGEIETKLIKGDVYKTRGGGQAVQFTEIETLKQESPTGRKRRSSPVSPVPPDEATESEWTDVETRCSVAVEMKAGSYLGPGYQHHAQPKRKKP encoded by the exons GAGAAATAAAACCCCTCGGAAGTGTCTGCTGAAGAAGTCCTCCAACAACAACATCCTGAAGGACCCCGTCGGC GTGTACTGCCGAGTGCGCCCTGTGAGCGTCCCGGACCAGGAGTGCTGCATAGAGATCGTCAGTGGTACAACGGTCCAGGTCCACCCTCCCGAAGGATACCGCATCACTCGCAATGGGGAGTACAAAGAG CTTCAGTATTCCTTTAAGGAGGTGTTTGGCAGCACTACCACTCAGAGGAAGGTGTTCGATGTGGTTGCTCGGCCCTTGGTGGAAGATCTCATCCACGGGAAAAACG GTCTCCTTTTCACCTATGGCGTCACAGGGAGTGGGAAAACCCACACCATGACAGGGTCTCCTGGTGAGGGAGGGCTGCTTCCACGCTGTTTAGACATGATCTTCAACAGCATTGGACCTTTCCAGGCGAAACGATAC GTTTTCAAGCTCGATGACAAGAACGGGGTTGATGTGCAATGCGAGGTTGATGCTTTACTGGAGCGCCAGAAGAGGGAAGTCCTCCCAACCCCCAAAACTCCATCAAACAA CAGGCGGCAAATAGACCCTGAAATTGCTGACATGATTAATGTACAAGATAACTGCAAAGCGGATGAAGTCGATGAAGACAATGTCTATGGTGTGTTTGTCTCCTACATTGAGATCTATAATAACTACATCTATGACCTTTTGGATGAAACCCCCATCGACCCCACCAAGCCAAA GTGGAACAACTGTGGCACTCCAGTTCGGAACGCTGACTTTTT GCTTCCCCAGTCCAAGATTCTCCGTGAGGATCAGAATCACAACATGTATGTGGCAGGCTGCACGGAAGTGGAAGTCAAATCCACCGAGGAAGCCTTTGAGGTCTTCTGGAGAG GCCAAAAGAAGAGGCGCATTGCAAACACTCAGCTTAACCGAGAATCCAGCCGTTCGCATAGTGTGTTCCTGATAAAACTGGCCCAAGCTCCCTTGGATGCAGATGGCGACAATGTTCTGCAG GACAGAGAACTGATAACCCTGAGCCAGTTATCTTTGGTAGACCTTGCAGGCAGTGAGAGAACAAACAGAACAAAAGCCGAAGGAAACAGACTGCGGGAAGCAG GTAACATTAATCAATCACTGATGACACTCAGGACTTGCATTGAAGTTCTGCGGGAGAACCAAACCTATGGCACCAACAAG ATGGTCCCGTATCGAGACTCAAAGCTGACCCATCTATTCAAGAACTACTTTGATGGAGAAGGGAAAGTGCGTATGATTGTCTGTGTGAACCCAAAGGCTGAAGATTATGACGAGAGTTTG CAAGTCATGCGATTTGCAGAAATCACTCAAGAGGTAGAAGTTGCAAGGCCTGCTGACAAGCCACTGTGTGGGTTAATGGCTGGCCGGCGGTTTAAGAACCTGGCCTTCAGGGAGGAACTCTCTCAGCAGCTGGAACTCCGAGGTGGACCAATTGATGGAG ATAGAGAAAGGTCTGTCACAGAGATGCTCTTACAGAACTTACCCCCAATGCCTTCGTGTGAACTTCTGGACATCAATGATGACCAGACTCTTCCTCGGCTGATTGAAGTGTTGGAAAAACGTCATCGCATCCGGCAGATGCTGTCAGAAGAGTTTGCCAAAAATG TGCTTTCTGTAAAGAGCATGCTGCAAGAACTTGATACCAACATTATCTCCAAAGAGAACTTTGCGCAACTGAAAATTgcagaaaaagataaaataatagcAGGGCAGAAAACAGAAGTTGAACGTctggggaagaaaacaaaaactctAGAATATAAG ATTGACATCTTGGAAAAAACTGCGTCAATTTATGAAGAAGAGAAGCGCAACCTGCAGCTGGAGCTGGAGAACAAGAGCCAGAAGCTTCAGCGCCAGGCCTCAGATAAGCGCCGGCTGGAAGCGCGGCTTCAGGGCATGGTGACGGAAACGACCATGAAGTGGGAGAAGGAGTGT GAGCGTCGGGTCGCAGCCAAGCAGCTTGAGATGCAGAACAAGCTCTGGGTGAAGGATGAGAAGCTCAAGCAACTGAAAGCAATCGTCACAGAACCCAAGCCCACCAAACCGGAGAGACCTTCTCGGGAAAAGGACCGGGAGAAGGCCCTACAGAGATCAATGTCACCTCCACCAGTCCCT AATGCCCCACTGGTTCGCCTCCGGCACAGGCGCTCTCGCTCGGCTGGGGAGAGGTGGGTTGACCACAAGCCCCCTTCCAACATTCAGACAGAGACAGTCATGCAGCCTCATGTGCCTCATGCCATCACAGTAGCAGCTGCCAATGAAAAGGCCCTGGCCAAGTGTGACAAGTACATGCTGACCCACCAGGAGATGGCTTCCGACGGGGAGATCGAAACAAAGCTGATCAAG GGAGATGTTTACAAAACCCGAGGGGGTGGGCAGGCTGTCCAGTTCACTGAGATCGAGACCCTGAAGCAAGAATCTCCAACAGG TCGCAAGAGGCGCTCCTCTCCCGTGAGTCCGGTGCCACCAGATGAGGCCACGGAATCAGAATGGACTGACGTAGAAACCAGA TGTTCTGTTGCTGTCGAGATGAAGGCCGGCTCTTACCTTGGACCCGGATACCAACACCACGCTCAGCCCAA GCGCAAAAAGCCATGA